One stretch of Glycine soja cultivar W05 chromosome 7, ASM419377v2, whole genome shotgun sequence DNA includes these proteins:
- the LOC114419548 gene encoding uncharacterized protein LOC114419548, whose translation MGATSMVRGGVTRFLPRREYLGCEKLQLGDVEFEFLDDGEIMSLAKSEGSGDEFHQSNEMELDDEDDGERVDGGSVEENRSFWDNQHQLLQTNLYRTTSVESRIRNVTKEAVQDIQNAEIVCSCSRQIISRSCRNCFMIQVSRRLQKSGYDSAICKTKWSSSPSIPSGEHTFLDVIDSRSKKQEIRVIIELNFRAEFEMARASEEYNGLVRKLPEVYVGKIERLSNIIKVLCMGAKRCMKENKMHMGPWRKHKYVHAKWLGPCKRNTSTTSLSNSMMGNSEVMMPKPKPRASLLTVDLMLETNSKTEMLKLPNMHCSAVAVL comes from the exons atgGGTGCCACCTCTATGGTCCGAGGAGGAGTCACGAGGTTTCTACCCCGAAGGGAATATTTGGGGTGCGAGAAATTACAACTTGGAGATGTGgagtttgaatttctcgatgaTGGTGAGATCATGTCGTTGGCCAAAAGTGAAGGTTCTGGCGATGAGTTTCATCAATCCAATGAAATGGAATtggatgatgaagatgatggtGAGAGGGTTGATGGTGGCAGCGTTGAGGAGAATAGAAGCTTTTGGGATAATCAACACCAGCTTTTGCAG ACCAACCTATATAGAACAACTTCAGTTGAGTCAAGGATAAGAAATGTCACCAAAGAAGCCGTTCAGGATATACAAAACGCGGAAATAGTGTGCAGTTGCAGTAGACAGATAATTTCCAGATCCTGTAGAAACTGTTTCATGATACAAGTCTCAAGGCGCCTTCAGAAGTCTGGTTATGACAGTGCCATTTGCAAAACAAAATGGAGCAGCTCACCAAGTATTCCATCAG GGGAGCATACTTTTCTAGATGTTATAGACAGCAGAAGCAAAAAGCAAGAAATTAGGGTGATCATAGAACTGAATTTCCGAGCAGAGTTTGAGATGGCAAGGGCAAGTGAAGAGTACAACGGGCTTGTTCGGAAGCTCCCTGAGGTGTATGTGGGGAAAATAGAGAGATTAAGCAACATCATCAAGGTGTTGTGCATGGGAGCAAAAAGGtgcatgaaggaaaacaaaatgcACATGGGACCATGGAGGAAGCACAAGTACGTGCACGCTAAGTGGCTAGGTCCATGCAAAAGGAACACCTCAACAACTTCACTTTCAAATTCAATGATGGGAAATTCCGAGGTGATGATGCCAAAACCAAAGCCTAGGGCATCACTGCTAACAGTGGATCTGATGCTAGAAACGAATTCTAAGACAGAAATGTTGAAGCTTCCCAATATGCATTGTTCAGCTGTTGCAGTTTTGTAA